A genomic segment from Anaerolineae bacterium encodes:
- a CDS encoding sugar ABC transporter permease, whose amino-acid sequence MKGVAPSSRWDSFRRKLRASLGPWLYVAPAGIVMLIITFFPQAFQVWMAFTDFRIKHLRFNLFNPNTWEQFAPPFVGFANFYKILTNQLAIENYDFWRLLLFNIVWTVTNVFFHVVLGVGIALALNSRGLKGRRIYRALFVLPWALPGYITALTWRNMYDPRFGAINQLIEVINRTFGTSFPTDTRWLEVAQPPIGGPLSFLPLSFYCVLLANIWLGWPFMTVVATGALQAIPEELYEAASIDGASGWQKFWKITVPLIRPAMVPAIMLGTIWTFNQFNVIYFISGGGPFGRTEILVTQAFKLVYEQRLYGVAAAFSLVVFFILLIITLINNRITRATEAYYA is encoded by the coding sequence GATGTTAATCATAACTTTCTTCCCCCAGGCTTTCCAGGTATGGATGGCCTTCACCGATTTTCGCATCAAACATTTGCGCTTCAATCTCTTCAACCCTAACACCTGGGAACAATTTGCCCCGCCTTTTGTGGGATTTGCCAACTTCTACAAAATCCTTACCAATCAACTGGCAATAGAGAACTATGACTTCTGGCGGCTTCTTCTGTTCAATATCGTGTGGACGGTGACCAACGTCTTTTTCCATGTGGTCCTGGGGGTTGGGATCGCTCTGGCCCTGAACAGCAGAGGATTGAAAGGGCGGCGAATTTACCGGGCGCTTTTTGTCCTGCCCTGGGCTCTGCCGGGATACATCACTGCCCTCACTTGGAGGAATATGTATGACCCGCGCTTTGGCGCCATTAACCAGCTTATAGAGGTCATTAACAGAACTTTCGGTACCAGTTTCCCCACGGATACCCGTTGGTTGGAAGTGGCGCAGCCTCCGATCGGCGGCCCCCTCAGTTTTTTGCCCCTTTCCTTCTACTGCGTGCTCCTGGCTAACATCTGGCTGGGATGGCCTTTCATGACCGTGGTGGCAACGGGAGCTCTTCAGGCTATCCCCGAGGAACTTTACGAGGCTGCCTCCATTGATGGTGCCAGTGGCTGGCAGAAATTCTGGAAAATTACTGTCCCACTCATACGTCCGGCGATGGTGCCAGCCATAATGCTGGGAACTATATGGACTTTCAACCAGTTCAATGTCATCTACTTCATTTCAGGTGGAGGACCCTTTGGGCGGACTGAAATCCTGGTGACTCAGGCCTTTAAGCTGGTTTATGAGCAGCGGCTTTACGGAGTGGCGGCAGCCTTCAGCCTTGTCGTCTTCTTCATCCTCCTCATCATCACCCTTATAAACAACCGCATAACAAGGGCAACGGAGGCGTACTATGCATAA